A region from the Colwellia sp. PAMC 21821 genome encodes:
- a CDS encoding FecR domain-containing protein produces the protein MNNNKVIPLRTLNTIDDEASIWLVRLDNGNLSDQSRKELKTWLSADKRHPVALKAMADVWDDMDEILMIIDNKDSSVKLSIWPILQPIVKPVMLAASISFIALLLWVGMPNDVQKSSYATLIGQQMDATFDDGSIIHLNTNTHIETEFSDNKRIIKLVKGEALFEVAHDPNRPFIVYAGDRLVQAIGTKFVVHLQSEDIQVTVTDGKVKMSKVALNTTLTDINDLNDETIHKDDVYITKGEKVVVTNDQSPTLTHFKAENMDRELSWLNGKLIFVNEKLSDVIEEINRYVEIEIVLNDPALHKTLISGRFDLKDSEALIEAIELSFNMKSERLGENKVLLTKKI, from the coding sequence ATGAATAATAATAAAGTAATTCCACTTCGTACCTTAAATACGATTGATGACGAAGCGTCTATTTGGTTAGTTAGACTAGACAATGGCAATTTATCTGATCAATCAAGAAAAGAGTTGAAGACTTGGTTATCAGCAGATAAAAGACACCCAGTAGCATTAAAAGCTATGGCCGATGTCTGGGATGATATGGATGAGATACTGATGATTATTGATAATAAAGATTCATCAGTAAAGCTTTCTATATGGCCGATATTACAACCAATTGTTAAGCCAGTTATGTTGGCAGCAAGTATAAGTTTTATAGCGCTTTTGCTTTGGGTAGGAATGCCTAATGACGTACAAAAAAGTTCATATGCTACCTTAATTGGTCAGCAAATGGATGCAACATTTGATGACGGTTCCATTATACATTTAAATACCAATACACACATTGAAACTGAGTTTAGTGACAATAAACGCATTATTAAATTAGTCAAAGGTGAGGCTTTATTTGAAGTTGCACATGATCCTAACCGCCCATTTATTGTTTATGCTGGTGATCGCCTGGTACAAGCTATCGGCACAAAGTTTGTTGTACATTTACAATCCGAAGATATTCAAGTTACGGTTACTGACGGCAAAGTTAAAATGTCAAAAGTGGCACTCAATACAACGTTAACTGATATTAACGACTTGAATGATGAAACGATTCATAAAGATGATGTTTATATTACTAAAGGTGAAAAAGTCGTCGTAACTAACGATCAATCACCTACGCTTACGCACTTTAAAGCAGAGAATATGGATCGAGAACTTTCATGGCTTAATGGAAAATTAATTTTTGTTAATGAAAAATTATCTGATGTTATTGAAGAAATTAATCGCTATGTAGAAATTGAGATAGTGTTAAACGACCCTGCTCTGCACAAAACTCTAATCAGTGGGCGCTTTGATCTTAAAGACAGTGAAGCATTAATAGAAGCAATAGAACTTTCATTTAATATGAAGTCTGAGCGCCTTGGTGAAAATAAAGTATTACTCACTAAAAAAATATAA
- a CDS encoding RNA polymerase sigma factor, which produces MKMSVEQQDVDDILQETFIRVLDSDAKQEIKSPKGYLFVVSRNLVLKKLMQQSKEIHTELDDALTEDDDENTVEKDLYQKLKFERFNKVLSSLPEKHRRAILLRKLYCLSHKEIAKKMDVSVSSIEKYIAQGLKQCKQSLCAQGYEVDDLKLPVHLNQSSEEQTK; this is translated from the coding sequence ATGAAGATGAGTGTAGAACAGCAAGATGTGGATGATATTTTACAGGAAACCTTTATTAGAGTTTTAGACTCTGACGCTAAACAAGAAATTAAATCCCCTAAAGGATATTTATTTGTTGTTTCAAGAAACTTAGTGCTGAAAAAGTTAATGCAACAATCAAAAGAAATACATACAGAATTAGATGATGCACTAACAGAAGATGACGACGAGAATACGGTTGAAAAAGACTTATATCAAAAGCTAAAATTTGAGCGTTTTAATAAAGTATTAAGTTCATTACCAGAAAAACATCGCCGCGCAATACTATTAAGAAAGCTCTATTGTTTAAGTCATAAGGAAATAGCAAAGAAAATGGATGTATCAGTAAGTTCTATTGAAAAGTACATTGCCCAAGGGTTAAAACAATGCAAACAGTCACTTTGTGCTCAAGGATATGAAGTTGATGATCTCAAACTGCCGGTACACCTGAATCAATCAAGCGAAGAGCAAACAAAATGA
- the putP gene encoding sodium/proline symporter PutP: MEFETLFSLGLYFTAMLGIGLYAYRKSTSDVAGYMLGGRSLSPSVAALSAGASDMSGWMLMGLPGAMYISGVSSLWIAIGLVVGAFLNYLIVAPRLRTYTEVANDSITLPDFFENRFNDKSRMLRVVSSVVIVVFFTLYTSSGIVAGGKLFESSFGINYEVGLYVTAGVVVAYTLFGGFLAVSLTDFVQGCIMFVALVLVPIVAIGEVGGISELHTSISAINPALLDVFSGVSLIGIISALAWGLGYFGQPHIIVRFMAIRSIKDIPAARRIGMSWMIVSIIGAMATGFAGIAYVAKTGLQLDDAETIFIVLSQILFSPLIAGFLLAAILAAIMSTISSQLLVTSSSLTEDFYKTFLHRDASEKQQVLVGRIAVFLVALVAIYLAYDRNSSILSLVSNAWAGFGAAFGPVVIGSLFWKEMTRNAALAGMITGALTVLLWIYVPITINGQSLSSVMYELVPGFILCSSVIYIVTKMAPQDDAKVLAKHDEMLTHHV, translated from the coding sequence TTGGAATTTGAAACTCTTTTTTCTTTAGGTCTTTATTTTACTGCAATGCTCGGTATTGGTTTATATGCGTATCGTAAGTCAACCAGTGATGTGGCAGGTTATATGCTTGGCGGTAGGAGCTTAAGTCCTAGTGTTGCAGCACTTTCTGCTGGGGCATCTGATATGAGTGGTTGGATGTTAATGGGCTTACCTGGCGCTATGTATATTTCCGGTGTGAGTAGTTTATGGATTGCTATTGGCTTAGTCGTTGGTGCCTTTTTAAATTACCTTATTGTTGCTCCTCGTCTTAGAACTTATACCGAGGTGGCCAATGACTCTATAACCTTACCTGATTTTTTTGAAAATAGATTTAATGATAAATCACGTATGTTAAGAGTAGTTTCATCGGTTGTTATTGTGGTGTTTTTCACACTTTATACTTCAAGCGGTATTGTTGCTGGAGGCAAACTATTTGAAAGTTCTTTCGGTATAAATTATGAAGTAGGCTTGTATGTTACTGCGGGTGTCGTTGTTGCGTATACGCTCTTTGGTGGTTTTTTAGCGGTGAGCTTAACCGATTTCGTTCAAGGTTGTATTATGTTTGTAGCATTAGTATTAGTGCCTATAGTCGCTATTGGTGAAGTGGGTGGCATATCAGAACTTCATACCAGTATTAGTGCCATAAACCCTGCATTATTAGATGTTTTTAGTGGTGTTAGCTTAATCGGTATTATTTCTGCGCTGGCTTGGGGGCTAGGTTATTTTGGTCAACCGCATATTATTGTACGTTTTATGGCGATACGTAGCATTAAAGACATACCAGCAGCTCGTCGAATAGGAATGAGTTGGATGATCGTTTCTATTATTGGCGCAATGGCAACAGGCTTTGCTGGTATTGCATATGTTGCTAAAACAGGATTACAACTTGATGATGCTGAGACTATTTTTATTGTTTTATCTCAAATATTATTTAGTCCATTAATTGCAGGCTTTTTATTAGCCGCAATATTAGCGGCCATTATGAGTACTATTTCTTCTCAGCTATTGGTTACATCAAGCTCATTAACTGAAGATTTTTACAAAACATTTTTGCATCGAGACGCTAGTGAGAAGCAACAAGTGCTAGTAGGACGAATCGCAGTATTTTTAGTTGCTTTGGTGGCAATTTATCTAGCTTACGATCGCAACTCATCTATTTTATCATTAGTCAGTAATGCTTGGGCAGGTTTTGGGGCTGCTTTTGGTCCTGTCGTTATTGGTAGTTTATTTTGGAAAGAAATGACGAGAAATGCCGCTTTAGCCGGCATGATAACAGGGGCGTTAACGGTATTGTTGTGGATTTACGTACCTATCACTATTAATGGTCAATCATTAAGTTCAGTCATGTATGAATTAGTACCAGGCTTTATTCTATGTTCAAGCGTTATCTATATAGTCACTAAAATGGCCCCACAAGATGATGCAAAGGTTTTAGCCAAACATGATGAAATGTTAACGCATCATGTTTAA